A section of the Salminus brasiliensis chromosome 10, fSalBra1.hap2, whole genome shotgun sequence genome encodes:
- the atg14 gene encoding beclin 1-associated autophagy-related key regulator, translating to MACPPESEVRVVGSREAAGRASGARLPIRQSPTAIAASPGSVMVESVDDAEGLYVAVERCPLCNTARRRLTCARCIQAGDFVCFDGKDPERYTEKLERLKKMKNEKENLQQRVIKAMDKKVQADQLKWKIMSCKMKIEQLKEAICSGNEEVKSGKDLLLRSQEEGQRLQRRAGRHQEKRDKIERHNRRLSELLDKRTKELQGRLEALAEVRRGHILELTTYIFSTQEEKQGSRDPADPAVAEYDFALTSSTVSELAEARRTTYMSGRWIWDDQNGETSISITGPHVTLPSNGDCSAYYNWVEEKSTNPGPELDHINPAHTISAALCYATQLVNILSHILDVNLPKKLCNSEFCGDNLTRYRFTRAVNKLNTNILHLCFSQHVDSELLHPHHTLRNIMFLVSPDNKNLGRTGPFEVSADLEDSMEFVEPEAAGPAEESGEEAVTDEETDLGTDWETVPSPRFCDIPSQPMDLSQSTAMQASQPVGNAGGMISSAAASVTSWFRAYTGQR from the exons ATGGCGTGTCCCCCGGAAAGTGAAGTCCGGGTTGTGGGCTCCAGAGAAGCCGCTGGGAGAGCGTCGGGGGCCCGGCTTCCTATCCGACAGTCTCCCACAGCCATCGCAGCCTCCCCGGGATCCGTGATGGTGGAGTCGGTGGACGATGCGGAGGGACTGTACGTTGCGGTGGAGAGATGCCCTCTCTGTAACACGGCGAGACGCAGGCTGACTTGTGCTCGTTGCATTCAGGCGGGTGACTTCGTTTGTTTCGATGGTAAAGACCCGGAGAG ATACACAGAAAAATTGGAAAGACTTAAGAAGATGAAAAATGAGAAGGAGAATCTCCAGCAAAG AGTCATCAAAGCCATGGACAAGAAGGTTCAGGCAGACCAACTT AAGTGGAAAATCATGTCCTGCAAGATGAAAATTGAGCAGCTCAAAGAGGCGATCTGCAGTGGGAATGAAGAAGTGAAAAGCG GCAAAGATCTGTTGCTCCGCTCCCAGGAAGAAGGCCAGAGGCTGCAGAGGCGGGCCGGTCGGCACCAAGAGAAGAGGGACAAGATAGAACGGCATAATCGGCGCTTGAGTGAGCTGCTAGATAAAAGGACAAAAGAGCTGCAGGGCCGACTGGAGGCTCTGGCGGAGGTGCGAAGGGGTCACATCCTGGAACTTACCACCTACATCTTCTCCACACAGGAGGAGAAGCAGGGCAGCAG GGACCCAGCTGATCCTGCGGTGGCAGAGTATGACTTTGCTCTCACATCTAGCACTGTAAGTGAGTTAGCTGAGGCACGACGAACAACCTACATGTCTGGACGCTGGATTTGGGATGACCAGAATGGAGAGACGAGCATCAGTATCACTGGACCTCATGTCACTCTGCCCAGCAATGGAGACTGTTCAGCCTACTACAACTGGGTTGAGGAGAAAAGCACTAATCCAGGCCCAG AGCTGGATCATATCAATCCAGCACACACCATTAGTGCAGCTCTCTGCTATGCTACCCAGCTTGTTAACATCCTCTCTCATATTCTGGATGTCAATCTGCCTAAAAAGTTGTGCAACAG TGAGTTCTGTGGTGACAACTTGACCCGATACAGATTTACTCGTGCTGTCAACAAGCTTAACACCAACATCCTGCATCTCTGTTTCTCCCAG CATGTGGACAGTGAGCTTCTCCATCCTCATCACACTCTGAGAAACATCATGTTTCTGGTCTCTCCAGATAACAAGAACCTTGGCAG GACTGGGCCCTTTGAGGTGAGTGCAGATCTAGAAGACTCAATGGAATTTGTGGAGCCAGAGGCAGCAGGTCCTGCAGAGGAGAGTGGAGAAGAGGCAGTGACCGATGAAGAGACGGACTTGGGTACAGACTGGGAAACAGTACCCAGCCCTCGCTTCTGTGATATCCCCTCTCAGCCCATGGATCTGTCTCAGAGTACTGCCATGCAGGCCTCCCAGCCGGTAGGCAATGCTGGTGGCATGATCTCCTCTGCTGCTGCCTCAGTGACCTCCTGGTTCCGTGCCTACACTGGCCAACGCTGA
- the tbpl2 gene encoding TATA box-binding protein-like 2 — protein sequence MDDEASLESYFDQSIAGSSGYIFEGDLGLQGPPQLQDPSFLASSISSQQKDLSEDLDLSFLPDELSAQEEPPEHVGVSSNEDSGIYPDCPPSQLTDADTDPSRTQPVASPFCSLPMTPMTPMTPVAPVTESSGIIPQLQNIVSTVNLACPLDLKSIALQARNAEYNPKRFAAVIMRIREPRTTALIFSSGKMVCTGAKSEEQSRLAARKYARVVQKLGFPAKFLDFKIQNMVGSCDVCFPIRLEGLVLTHQQFSSYEPELFPGLIYRMVKPRIVLLIFVSGKVVLTGAKDRSEIYEAFENIYPILKGFRKQ from the exons ATGGACGACGAGGCATCGCTTGAGAGTTACTTTGACCAGTCCATTGCT GGTTCATCTGGGTACATTTTTGAAGGAGACTTGGGCTTGCAGGGCCCTCCACAGCTTCAGGATCCCTCCTTCTTGGCCTCCTCCATCTCTTCCCAGCAGAAAGACCTCTCTGAGGACCTGGACCTGAGCTTCCTGCCTGATGAACTCAGTGCCCAGGAGGAGCCACCAGAGCATGTGGGTGTCAGTTCAAATGAGGACAGTGGCATATACCCAGACTGTCCACCCTCACAGTTAACAGATGCAGACACAGACCCCAGTAGGACCCAGCCAGTGGCCTCCCCCTTCTGCTCCCTCCCAATGACACCTATGACCCCTATGACCCCTGTTGCCCCAGTGACAGAAAGTTCAGGAATCATCCCGCAGTTACA GAATATTGTGTCCACAGTAAACCTGGCTTGTCCTTTAGACTTAAAGTCAATTGCTCTTCAGGCTCGAAATGCTGAGTACAATCCAAAG CGTTTTGCTGCTGTTATTATGCGGATCCGTGAGCCCAGAACCACTGCCCTCATCTTCAGCTCTGGAAAGATGGTCTGCACCGGCGCAAAAAG CGAAGAGCAGTCTCGTCTTGCTGCAAGGAAATATGCCCGAGTGGTGCAGAAGCTCGGCTTTCCAGCCAAGTTTCTGGACTTTAAGATCCAGAACATGGTTGGCAGCTGTGACGTGTGTTTCCCCATACGGCTGGAGGGCCTTGTTTTGACTCACCAGCAGTTCAGCAG CTATGAGCCAGAGTTGTTTCCTGGTTTGATTTACCGCATGGTGAAGCCACGTATTGTCTTGCTGATCTTTGTGTCTGGAAAAGTCGTTCTTACAG gTGCGAAAGATCGCTCTGAAATCTATGAAGCTTTTGAGAATATCTACCCAATTCTGAAAGGATTCAGgaaacagtga
- the jmjd7 gene encoding bifunctional peptidase and (3S)-lysyl hydroxylase JMJD7, which yields MEAVRSCLRSFPEEARELYLNETVPYLDEPLSPLQFYRDWIGPNKPCIIRNAFSDWPALSKWSPAYLRDAVGSKVISVAVTPNGYADAVNGDRFVMPEERQMTFSALLDIIEGKVKSSGVFYVQKQCSNLTEELPELTGDVQTHIPWMSEALGKLPDAVNFWLGEESAVTSMHKDHYENLYCVISGEKRFILIPPTDRPFIPYELYQPATYKQKQDGSFEIVDEEDSEKVPWIPLDPLNPDLECYPSYRLARPLYCTVKAGEMLYLPSLWFHHVRQSHGCVAVNFWYDMDYDIKYNYFQLVESLTEAVGSV from the exons ATGGAAGCAGTGAGGAGCTGTTTGAGAAGTTTCCCTGAAGAAGCCCGTG AGCTTTATTTGAATGAGACTGTCCCATACCTGGATGAGCCCCTCTCTCCACTCCAATTCTATCGTGACTGGATTGGTCCTAATAAGCCCTGCATCATTCGCAACGCCTTCAGTGACTGGCCAGCTTTGTCTAAATGGAGCCCTGCGTACCTCAG AGATGCTGTTGGCTCCAAGGTCATCAGTGTGGCCGTGACTCCAAATGGTTATGCAGATGCTGTAAATGGAGATCGTTTTGTGATGCCCGAAGAGCGCCAGATGACCTTCTCCGCACTGCTAGATATAATAGAGGGCAAAGTGAAGAGTAGTGGCGTGTTTTATGTGCAGAAGCAGTGCTCCAACCTAACTGAGGAGCTACCGGAGCTCACAGGAGATGTACAAACTCACATCCCATGGATGAGTGAGGCACTCG GAAAGCTGCCTGATGCTGTAAATTTTTGGTTAGGAGAAGAAAGTGCAGTCACTTCAA TGCACAAGGACCACTATGAGAACCTGTACTGTGTCATCTCTGGAGAGAAAAGGTTTATTCTCATCCCTCCAACTGACCGACCATTTATACCATATG AGCTTTACCAGCCAGCTACGTACAAACAGAAACAAGATGGCAGCTTTGAAATAGTGGATGAAGAGGATTCAGAAAAA GTGCCTTGGATCCCCCTAGACCCCCTAAATCCAGACTTGGAATGCTATCCATCCTACAGGCTGGCCCGGCCACTGTACTGCACAGTGAAAGCAGGAGAGATGCTTTACCTCCCCTCTCTCTGGTTCCACCATGTCCGCCAGTCGCATGGATGCGTAGCAG TGAATTTCTGGTACGATATGGATTATGATATCAAGTACAACTACTTCCAACTTGTGGAATCTCTGACTGAAGCTGTGGGATCAGTATGA